One region of Hemiscyllium ocellatum isolate sHemOce1 chromosome 32, sHemOce1.pat.X.cur, whole genome shotgun sequence genomic DNA includes:
- the pnpo gene encoding pyridoxine-5'-phosphate oxidase yields the protein MWPRVIDIRKISFTVRFLRGSTPLWFGNNSVFPPSPIGNMSTSSSDPSLAVAAMRKSYKCDQDAFEENQLVSLDPMKQFANWFEAATKCPSIQEANAMCLATCTKDGKPSARMLLLKGFGPEGFKFYTNHESRKGRELESNPNAAIVFYWEALNRQVRIEGHVTKLPVADSEEYFHSRPKSSQIGAVVSRQSTVIPDREFLRKKNAQLEELYKDREVPMPEYWGGYLLEPDTIEFWQGQTNRLHDRIQFQRLKGGNIADAAMTHAAEGDWVYKRLSP from the exons ATGTGGCCGCGTGTAATTGACATTCGCAAGATCAGTTTCACCGTTCGTTTCCTCAGAGGCTCCACCCCACTTTGGTTCGGTAACAACAGTGTATTCCCACCATCTCCAATCGGTAATATGTCCACTTCGTCCTCCGACCCTAGCCTTGCGGTGGCCGCCATGAGAAAGAGTTACAAATGCGACCAGGAC GCTTTTGAAGAGAACCAGCTGGTTTCTCTGGACCCTATGAAGCAGTTTGCCAACTGGTTTGAAGCAGCCACGAAATGCCCATCGATTCAAGAAGCCAATGCCATGTGCCTTGCTACCTGCACCAA GGATGGAAAGCCGTCTGCTCGAATGTTGCTCCTGAAAGGGTTTGGACCTGAGGGATTTAAATTCTACACAAACCATGAGAGCAGGAAAGGGAGAGAGCTC GAATCCAATCCAAATGCGGCAATAGTATTTTACTGGGAAGCCCTGAATAGGCAA GTACGCATCGAAGGTCATGTGACCAAGTTGCCAGTCGCAGATTCGGAGGAGTACTTCCATTCTCGGCCCAAGAGTAGCCAGATCGGTGCTGTGGTTAGCCGGCAGAGCACAGTGATCCCTgacagagag TTTCTGAGGAAGAAGAATGCACAGCTGGAGGAACTctacaaagacagggaggtgccAATGCCTGAGTACTG GGGAGGATATCTTCTGGAGCCCGACACCATTGAGTTCTGGCAAGGCCAGACCAACCGTCTACATGACCGAATCCAATTCCAGCGATTAAAAGGAGGGAACATTGCAGATGCTGCCATGACTCACGCGGCTGAAGGAGATTGGGTGTATAAAAGACTGTCACCCTGA